A genomic window from Phycisphaerales bacterium AB-hyl4 includes:
- a CDS encoding vitamin K epoxide reductase family protein → MNDSAIQPGPYERPLLWAVRLPAFGALAIGAFLFYESVASAGGVSLPGCGPGSGCDAVLSSRWAYWLGVPVAGPAMGIYALLLAMSWQVGRGRPTDQRRLAAGVMAGAAMAAAGAAVWFIVLQAVVIEAMCAYCMTVHALGMIAAVLTGAVLWQGGALNGRGLGVGAAAAVVGVGVLVGGQLAVPPETTRVLTGSGVVSDTGPGGARTLTLMQGESGVMLTPHDQPVLGSADAEVLLVYLFDYTCAHCRVLHRQLEVVRDWAEGRLAVVMLPVPLDAACHPMYDETPSVHADACELARVALAVWQADASQFETFDHWMTATDETRTLEAARARAAELVGDEALEAALAEAWVQEQPGRNVAVHMLGGAGPLPQLVGPWLWMQGRPASAEQLWDDLSPMLGIETTER, encoded by the coding sequence ATGAACGACAGCGCTATTCAACCTGGTCCGTACGAACGCCCGCTCTTGTGGGCGGTGCGTTTGCCTGCATTCGGGGCGCTAGCGATCGGTGCGTTTCTGTTTTACGAGTCGGTCGCGAGCGCGGGCGGGGTGTCGCTGCCGGGGTGCGGGCCCGGCTCGGGGTGTGATGCGGTGCTGAGCAGCCGATGGGCGTACTGGCTTGGCGTGCCGGTGGCGGGGCCGGCGATGGGGATTTATGCGCTGTTGCTGGCGATGAGCTGGCAGGTGGGGCGCGGTCGGCCGACCGATCAGCGGCGGCTGGCGGCGGGGGTGATGGCGGGGGCGGCGATGGCGGCGGCGGGGGCGGCGGTGTGGTTTATCGTGCTGCAGGCGGTGGTGATCGAAGCGATGTGCGCCTACTGCATGACCGTGCACGCGCTCGGCATGATCGCGGCAGTGCTGACGGGGGCAGTGCTGTGGCAAGGCGGTGCGTTGAACGGGCGCGGGCTGGGCGTGGGCGCGGCCGCGGCGGTGGTGGGCGTGGGTGTGCTGGTTGGCGGACAGCTGGCAGTGCCGCCTGAGACGACGCGGGTGCTGACGGGGTCGGGCGTGGTGAGTGATACCGGGCCCGGCGGGGCGCGAACACTGACGCTGATGCAGGGCGAAAGCGGTGTAATGCTGACGCCCCACGATCAGCCGGTGCTGGGGTCGGCGGACGCGGAGGTGCTGTTGGTGTACCTGTTCGACTACACGTGTGCTCACTGCCGGGTGCTGCATCGGCAGTTGGAGGTGGTGCGCGACTGGGCGGAAGGTCGGCTGGCGGTGGTGATGCTGCCCGTGCCGTTGGATGCGGCGTGTCATCCGATGTACGACGAGACGCCGAGCGTGCACGCGGACGCGTGCGAGCTGGCGCGGGTGGCGCTGGCGGTGTGGCAGGCGGACGCGTCGCAATTCGAGACGTTTGACCATTGGATGACCGCGACGGACGAGACGCGCACACTTGAGGCGGCGCGGGCGCGGGCGGCGGAGCTGGTCGGCGATGAGGCGCTGGAGGCGGCGCTTGCGGAGGCGTGGGTGCAGGAGCAGCCGGGGCGGAATGTGGCGGTGCATATGCTTGGGGGCGCGGGGCCGTTGCCGCAGTTGGTCGGGCCCTGGCTGTGGATGCAGGGTCGGCCGGCGTCGGCGGAACAGTTGTGGGACGACCTGTCGCCAATGCTCGGCATCGAGACGACGGAGCGGTGA
- the queC gene encoding 7-cyano-7-deazaguanine synthase QueC — MREREHAGAGRPAVVLLSGGLDSATVLAMAREQGFACHALSFDYGQRHRVEIEAAKRVAAQVGVASLRWASIDLRAFGGSALTADIDVPKDRDESTMHGDIPVTYVPARNTIFLSYALALAEVLGSGDLFIGVNAVDYSGYPDCRPTFIEAFERMANLATKAGVEGHRLKVHTPLIELPKVEIIRKGLALGVDYGLTHSCYDPQPDERHPLGARPCEHCDSCLLRMRAFGELGMRDPGMGGDTV; from the coding sequence ATGCGGGAACGTGAACATGCAGGGGCCGGGCGGCCGGCGGTGGTGCTGCTGTCGGGCGGGCTGGACTCGGCGACGGTGCTGGCGATGGCGCGCGAGCAGGGGTTTGCGTGTCATGCGCTGAGCTTCGACTACGGCCAACGGCATCGCGTGGAAATCGAAGCGGCCAAGCGCGTGGCGGCGCAAGTCGGCGTGGCAAGCCTGCGATGGGCGAGCATCGACCTGCGGGCGTTTGGCGGGTCGGCCCTCACAGCGGACATCGACGTGCCGAAAGACCGCGACGAATCAACGATGCACGGCGACATCCCGGTGACGTATGTGCCGGCCAGGAACACGATCTTTTTAAGCTACGCGCTGGCGCTCGCGGAAGTGCTCGGCAGCGGCGACCTGTTCATCGGCGTCAACGCGGTGGACTACTCGGGATACCCGGACTGTCGGCCAACGTTTATCGAAGCGTTTGAACGCATGGCAAACCTCGCGACGAAGGCGGGCGTGGAGGGGCATCGGCTGAAGGTGCACACGCCGCTGATCGAGCTGCCGAAGGTTGAGATCATCCGTAAAGGGCTGGCGTTGGGCGTGGATTACGGGCTGACGCATTCGTGCTACGACCCGCAGCCGGATGAGCGGCATCCGTTGGGGGCAAGGCCTTGCGAACATTGCGACTCGTGTCTGCTGCGAATGCGAGCGTTCGGCGAACTGGGGATGCGTGATCCGGGTATGGGTGGTGATACCGTATGA